A single region of the Nocardioides aurantiacus genome encodes:
- a CDS encoding head decoration protein — protein sequence MTDISVVSTGYQAEKRSWLLSQHGTDPGANPGITLDASLFTAGTHFPNGYLPSGTAISPAGGPYSGTGACAGILFSSVRFATPTSKVGGALVRHGFVKTSKLPFSSGTGSLGAGGAAALPLIDFS from the coding sequence ATGACTGACATTTCTGTCGTCAGCACGGGCTACCAGGCGGAGAAGCGGAGCTGGCTCCTGAGCCAGCACGGCACGGACCCTGGCGCCAACCCCGGCATCACCCTCGACGCCTCACTGTTCACGGCGGGCACCCACTTCCCGAACGGCTACCTGCCGTCCGGGACCGCGATCTCCCCCGCGGGTGGGCCGTACTCGGGCACCGGCGCCTGCGCCGGCATCCTGTTCAGCTCGGTGCGGTTCGCGACCCCCACGTCCAAGGTCGGCGGCGCTCTCGTGCGTCACGGCTTCGTCAAGACGAGCAAGCTCCCGTTCTCGTCCGGCACCGGTTCGCTCGGTGCTGGCGGCGCGGCTGCCCTTCCGCTCATCGACTTCTCCTGA